One window from the genome of Gimesia aquarii encodes:
- a CDS encoding NUDIX hydrolase yields the protein MKQRNSARAILLNNRSQLLLIQHQDSIPVDPAQPDVLKYWATPGGGIEAGEQPVDALQRELREELTLENVTIGRQIGVRNVSLNLPGEGCVISHEIYFVCYVSERPELNPAGLSECEYGTFKEIRWWSLEELHNTTEILRPSALTELVENALCVDSELVLL from the coding sequence ATGAAACAACGTAATTCAGCACGGGCGATTCTGTTGAACAATCGGAGTCAGTTGCTATTGATCCAACACCAAGACAGCATTCCGGTTGATCCAGCACAGCCTGATGTTCTCAAGTATTGGGCAACGCCCGGCGGTGGAATCGAAGCGGGGGAGCAGCCAGTAGATGCACTCCAGCGCGAGTTACGGGAGGAACTCACGCTGGAGAACGTTACGATAGGGCGACAGATTGGGGTTCGCAACGTATCACTGAATCTTCCGGGAGAAGGTTGTGTCATCAGTCACGAAATCTACTTTGTATGCTATGTCTCCGAGAGGCCGGAACTCAATCCAGCTGGTCTGTCAGAATGCGAATATGGTACGTTCAAAGAAATCAGATGGTGGTCGCTCGAAGAGCTTCATAACACGACTGAGATTCTCCGTCCCAGCGCTTTGACTGAATTGGTTGAGAATGCATTGTGCGTCGATTCCGAACTGGTCCTTTTATAG